The Myroides fluvii region ATCTTAACACAACACATCGCTAAGATTAAATTCTCTACATTTGAACAAAACAAAATTCCACATTAATTTGAATCTACTCTAGGACATTTGTCCTTCTAATGATAAATATATGTTAAGAATAAATCTTGATTTTTTATCCTATATTGAATCGATTGCCCATAAAGACATTATAGCAGATAAAATACAATTGATCCAATACAGTCCCAAAGACATCATACTCACGCAAGGAGAACAAATCACCAAGATTATTGTGATCCGAGAGGGAATAACGAAATGTTATATCACGGAAGAAAACGGAAAGGAATACATTCCCGAATTTCTGAGTCGAGGAGAAATTATGGGAGAAATTGAATATTTGGGAAAAATGCCGTGTTTGTGTTCCGTAGAGGCCCTATCTTATGTAGAGGCCTATGTAATTCCCTTATCTATTTTTGATCATCTATTAAAAACGGATATCACCTTCAACAACGTGTTATTATCTGTCGAAGCCTTACGCGTATACCACACTAGTGAGCGAGCTTCTTTTCAACAGTTGTATACGGTAGAACATGCGCTTGAAAAACTATTAGTCCTGCAAGAGAAAAATCAAGTCAATATCTCTAAAGAGGATATGGCTTCTTATTTAGGAATTACCACGCGAACGCTAAATCGCGCTTTAAAGAAAATAAATGGGGAAGAATAAAGAGTATAAGTTTATTGTCATCCTCTTATTACTAAAAGTTCACCCCAATAGATAGTTGAAAATACTGGGCTTGTTTGAAATAATTTTTATATTGAGGAGCTGTTCTAACATTGTACTTATTCCAATGGTAATGCAATCCTACAACCGCCCGAAACCCCTTGGTGATGTCATATTGATATTCGGTTCCAATCAAATAACCAAGGCCTGACATAGATTCAATTTTCTCACTACTAGAAGATGATCGAAACGATGAATCATAAATTCCAATTTCTGGCTTCAATGTACTTTGAGGGCTTACCTCCCAGAAATAGTAAAGACTTGCTCCACCCTTAGATTGGGTTGAATTATCGACTTTGCCAATCATTTGCCTGTTTTTAACTCGCAAACCAGTAGATCCTGCA contains the following coding sequences:
- a CDS encoding Crp/Fnr family transcriptional regulator: MLRINLDFLSYIESIAHKDIIADKIQLIQYSPKDIILTQGEQITKIIVIREGITKCYITEENGKEYIPEFLSRGEIMGEIEYLGKMPCLCSVEALSYVEAYVIPLSIFDHLLKTDITFNNVLLSVEALRVYHTSERASFQQLYTVEHALEKLLVLQEKNQVNISKEDMASYLGITTRTLNRALKKINGEE